From the genome of Thermogutta terrifontis, one region includes:
- a CDS encoding DUF933 domain-containing protein gives MKIGLVGYQGCGKSTLFEWLTGVAPDPALAHTGQSAMATIPDPRLEELQRIYNAKKVTPAALEIIDTPGLNRSHAGNAAKLAILRDVGCLVIVVPAFSGYDPAAEFQSFQEDLILADLEIVTGRIERVEASLKKPHSKPEREQLEEELQVLQLVKERLEAGNPLKESEMTPEQLKHTRSFRLLCEKPQMAVINTADDEQDFARYRNMLPAQVPIFAAPLALELELAKMSPEERAEFQAELHVGGADRGALLRMMMEVAGQQVFLTAGPKEVRAWLMRRGGTALEAAETIHTDLARGFIRAEVMSCQDLIRLGSEREVKAHNLVRHEHRDYVVQEDDIVLIRFSVDK, from the coding sequence ATGAAGATCGGTTTGGTGGGCTATCAGGGCTGCGGCAAGAGCACGCTTTTTGAATGGCTGACGGGCGTGGCGCCCGATCCTGCGCTGGCGCACACCGGTCAGTCGGCCATGGCCACCATTCCCGATCCGCGGCTGGAGGAACTCCAGCGGATTTACAACGCCAAGAAAGTGACACCGGCCGCCCTGGAGATCATTGATACTCCGGGGTTGAACCGCTCGCATGCGGGCAACGCGGCGAAGCTCGCAATCCTGCGCGATGTGGGGTGTCTGGTGATCGTGGTCCCGGCGTTCAGTGGATATGATCCTGCGGCTGAGTTCCAGTCATTCCAGGAGGACCTCATTCTGGCGGACCTGGAGATTGTGACCGGCCGCATCGAACGCGTGGAAGCCTCGCTCAAAAAGCCCCATTCTAAACCGGAACGTGAACAGCTTGAGGAAGAGTTGCAGGTGCTTCAGTTGGTGAAGGAGCGGCTGGAAGCCGGGAATCCGCTGAAGGAGTCGGAGATGACTCCCGAGCAGCTCAAGCACACCCGGTCGTTCCGCCTGCTGTGTGAAAAGCCTCAGATGGCCGTAATCAACACGGCCGATGATGAACAGGATTTTGCCCGGTATCGGAACATGCTGCCGGCGCAAGTCCCGATTTTTGCGGCTCCTTTGGCGCTGGAATTGGAGCTGGCCAAGATGTCACCGGAGGAGCGGGCGGAATTCCAGGCTGAGCTCCACGTGGGAGGTGCCGACCGCGGGGCACTGCTGCGGATGATGATGGAGGTTGCCGGCCAGCAGGTGTTTCTCACGGCGGGACCGAAGGAAGTCCGGGCGTGGCTGATGCGGCGTGGAGGGACCGCCCTGGAAGCGGCGGAAACAATCCACACCGATCTCGCCCGGGGATTCATCCGCGCCGAAGTGATGTCGTGTCAGGACCTCATTCGGTTGGGCTCGGAGCGGGAAGTAAAGGCCCACAACCTGGTCCGCCACGAACACCGCGATTACGTCGTCCAGGAAGACGACATCGTGCTCATCCGATTCAGTGTGGATAAGTAA